A stretch of the Hippocampus zosterae strain Florida chromosome 16, ASM2543408v3, whole genome shotgun sequence genome encodes the following:
- the LOC127588968 gene encoding spectrin family protein isoform X5, which produces MEWDHKDKEPCLSPAAFVNQVQYSNILEGRFKQLQDEREAVQKKTFTKWVNSHLGRVTCRIGDLYTDLRDGRMLIRLLEVLSGEQLPKPTRGRMRIHCLENVDKALQFLKEQKVHLENMGSHDIVDGNHRLTLGLIWTIILRFQIQDISVETEDNKEKKSAKDALLLWCQMKTAGYPNVNIHNFTTSWRDGLAFNAIVHKHRPDLIEFDTLKRSNAHYNLQNAFNVAEKEMGLTKLLDPEDVNVDQPDEKSIITYVATYYHYFSKMKALAVEGKRIGKVLDYAIEADQLIDKYETLASELLEWIEQTIVTLNDRQLANSLSAVQNQLQAFNSYRTVEKPPKFTEKGNLEVLLFTIQSKMRANNQKVYTPREGKLISDINKAWERLEKAEHERELALRNELIRQEKLEMLAARFDRKAAMRETWLSENQRLVSQDNFGTDLGAVEAATRKHEAIETDIGAYWERVAAVEAVAKELEAEGYHDVRRVLARRDNVLRLWEYLKELIAARRERLNAHLDLQRLFEEMRYIMDWMADMKSRLQSQDSGKHLHDVLDLLQKHTLVEADISAQAERIKAVQGAANRFTSHDQAYQPCEPGLVSEKVDLLGRAYEELGRLAGQRRERLEDSRRLWQFLWDLGEEAAWIREQEQILTSGECGRDLTSALHLLSKHEAFRDEMAARYGPLSNSIAAGEALVNEGHFGAPEVTENIRDIRAQWTHLEETTKLREQKLKDSVALYQFLTDANDMDAWLMETLRQVSSQDVGHDEFSTQTLARKQREIEEEIKSHQPLIESLHEQNQALPQTYANFPEVEGRLPGIEQRYKELQSLSVSRRQALEGALALYRMFSEAGACQLWVEGKEKWLHGMEIPTKLEDLEVVQQRFETLEPEMNNIGTSVTDVNQVAEQLLSSDNCNKDQIHQTRDHLNNRWKEFQKLAGQKKQGLESALNIQNYHLECNEIQTWMKEKTKVIESTQSLGNDLTGVMALQRKLTGMERDLEAIQGKLDDLREEAEKLAQEHPDQAGEIQDRLAGIQEVWEELNSTMKRREESLGEASKLQGFLRDLDDFQSWLSRTQTAVASEDIPTSLPEAESLLAQHENIKNEVDNYKNDYEKMRVVGEEVTQGQTDAQHMFLAQRLQALDTGWHELRQMWENRHSLLAQAFDFQTFLRDAKQAEAFLNSQEYVLSHTEMPTSLQGAEEAIKKYEDFLTTTEASEEKITGVVEAGRRLINDGNANSEKIQEKVDSIQERHLKNKNAANELLAKLKDNRELQHFLQDGQELTLWINEKMLTAQDMSYDEARNLHSKWQKHQAFMAELASNKDWLDKIDKEGQALVAEKPELQPVVQQTLEDLQRQWEELEGTTRTKAQCLFDANRAELFTQSCCALDGWVKNLEGQLHSDDYGKDLTSVNILLKKHQMLEHQMEVREKEVQSLQSQALALSQEDAGLAEVDGQQRRVTDSFSSLQEPLRLRRQRLLASKEAHQFNRDLEDEILWVKERMPLAASTDHGKDLPTVQLLIKKNQTLQKEIQGHQPRIDDIHKRGKTQSQVDGERQSVLEERLVELKELWDQLIAETDKRHARLVEANRAQQFYADAAEAEAWMGEQELHMMSEEKAKDEQSALVMVKKHQTLEQALEDYAQTIHQLANSSRFMVTSEHPESDRITLRQAQVDKLYAGLKDLAEERRGRLQERLRLTQLKREVDDLEQWIAEREVVAGSHELGQDYEHVTMLRDKFREFARDTSTIGQERVDAVNALADDLIESGHPENASVAEWKDGLNEAWADLLELIDTRTQMLAASYELHRFHQDAMEVLGRVKEKREALPSDLGRDLNTVQHLHRQHNTFENDIQALSGQVNQVQDDAARLQKAYAGEKADDINRSEHAVSAAWEGLLKAGESRRVLLLDTVEKFRFFNMVRDLMLWMDGVNLQIDAHDSPRDVSSAGLVIANHQDIKAEIETRADSFTACIDMGNALVNNNHYATDEIREKLSQLKEKRDKIHKKWQDKMDYLQIMLEVLQFGRDAYVAESWLAGQEPLVRTADLGSNVDEVESLIKRHEAFEKLAASWEERFVQLEKLTTLEEQEIQRRRAEEERARRPPTPAPVEEVMQSEAESQVHDSAARTSLDQTTLNQSVSVNGVHSDNDTSQGSESENGPGRDSGLASSRLDPSATLPGRGGADADPDAMEGILCRKQEMESHSKKAATRSWQNVYCVLRKGSLGFYKDGKSAANGIPYHGEVPISLGEAVCEIAHDYKKRKHVFKLRLGDGKEYLFQAKDEAEMSSWIRSILSSIPSGSGDSPGSPRVLSRAMTMPPISPGSVDTAGVTMRNKDGKDKDREKRFSFFGKKK; this is translated from the exons ATGGAATGGGATCACAAAGACAAGGAGCCCTGCTTGTCTCCTGCGGCATTTGTTAATCAGGTGCAATACTCCAATATCCTGGAAGGAAGATTTAAACAGCTACAAG ATGAGCGTGAAGCTGTACAGAAGAAGACCTTTACCAAATGGGTGAACTCCCACTTAGGCCGCGTCACTTGTCGCATTGGTGACCTGTACACGGACCTGCGTGACGGCCGCATGCTTATCCGCCTCCTGGAAGTGCTCTCAGGAGAACAGCTG CCAAAACCTACGAGAGGCCGCATGCGTATCCACTGCTTAGAAAATGTCGACAAAGCTCTGCAATTCCTCAAAGAACAAAAGGTCCATCTCGAAAACATGGGATCACACGATATTGTGGATGGGAACCACCGTCTCACCTTGGGACTCATCTGGACCATAATTCTTCGCTTCCAA ATTCAGGACATCAGTGTTGAGACGGAGGACAACAAAGAGAAGAAATCCGCAAAAGACGCCCTCCTTCTGTGGTGCCAAATGAAAACCGCCGG CTACCCCAATGTCAACATCCACAACTTCACCACCAGCTGGCGGGATGGCCTAGCGTTCAATGCCATCGTGCACAAACACAG GCCCGACCtgattgagtttgacaccctgaaAAGGTCCAACGCTCACTACAACCTCCAGAATGCTTTCAATGTGGCCGAGAAGGAGATGGGCCTGACGAAGCTGCTGGACCCGGAAG ATGTTAATGTTGATCAGCCGGATGAGAAGTCCATCATTACCTATGTGGCGACCTACTACCATTACTTCTCAAAGATGAAAGCGCTTGCAGTGGAGGGCAAACGTATCGGCAAG GTCCTCGACTACGCCATTGAGGCCGATCAGCTGATAGACAAGTATGAGACCTTGGCCTCAGAGCTGCTGGAGTGGATTGAGCAGACGATAGTGACGCTGAATGATCGGCAGCTAGCGAACTCGCTCAGCGCTGTACAGAATCAACTCCAGGCTTTTAATTCTTACCGCACTGTGGAGAAACCACCCAA ATTCACAGAGAAAGGAAACTTGGAGGTCCTGCTCTTTACTATCCAGAGCAAGATGAGAGCAAACAACCAGAAAGTTTACACGCCAAGAGAGGGAAAACTCATCTCTGACATCAATAAG GCATGGGAGCGGCTTGAAAAGGCAGAGCACGAACGTGAGCTGGCACTCCGAAACGAACTCATTCGCCAGGAAAAGCTGGAGATGCTTGCAGCACGTTTTGACCGCAAAGCTGCCATGCGGGAAACATGGCTGAGTGAGAACCAGCGGTTGGTGTCTCAG GACAATTTTGGAACCGATCTGGGCGCGGTGGAAGCCGCCACCCGTAAACATGAAGCAATCGAGACAGATATCGGTGCCTATTGGGAGCGTGTGGCCGCCGTTGAAGCTGTCGCCAAAGAGCTGGAGGCCGAGGGCTACCATGATGTGCGACGTGTGCTTGCAAGAAGGGACAATGTGCTTCGCCTCTGGGAATACCTCAAGGAGCTCATCGCTGCACGCAGAGAGCGACTGAATGCCCATCTAGACCTGCAGAGGCTGTTTGAAGAGATGCGGTACATCATGGACTGGATGGCTGACATGAAG AGTCGTCTGCAGTCCCAAGACAGTGGCAAGCATTTGCACGATGTTTTGGACCTACTTCAGAAACACACTCTCGTAGAGGCTGACATTTCAGCACAGGCAGAGAGAATCAAAGCAGTGCAGGGAGCTGCCAATCGCTTCACTTCGCATGACCAAG CGTACCAACCGTGTGAGCCGGGGCTAGTGAGTGAAAAGGTCGACCTGCTGGGCCGAGCCTACGAGGAGCTAGGCCGGCTTGCTGGACAGCGCAGGGAACGCCTGGAGGACTCCCGTCGCCTTTGGCAATTCTTGTGGGACTTGGGGGAGGAGGCAGCGTGGATCAGAGAGCAAGAGCAGATCCTGACCAGCGGCGAATGTGGCCGGGACCTCACGTCTGCCCTTCACCTGCTCAGTAAACACGAGGCTTTCAGGGATGAGATGGCAGCACGCTACGGCCCGCTGAGTAACAGCATTGCTGCAGGGGAGGCTTTGGTGAACGAGGGACACTTTGGAGCCCCGGAGGTCACAGAGAATATTCGAGACATTCGTGCACAGTGGACAcatctggaggag ACAACAAAACTGAGAGAACAGAAGCTGAAAGACTCGGTGGCCCTGTATCAGTTCCTCACGGATGCTAATGACATGGATGCTTGGCTAATGGAAACTCTAAGACAGGTGTCCAGTCAGGACGTGGGCCATGACGAGTTCTCCACCCAAACTTTAGCTCGCAAGCAGAGGGAAATAGAGGAGGAGATCAAGAGCCACCAACCCCTCATTGAATCCTTGCATGAGCAGAACCAAGCATTGCCACAAACCTACGCTAATTTCCCAGAG GTGGAAGGCCGGCTACCTGGTATCGAGCAGCGCTATAAAGAGCTACAGTCCCTGTCGGTGTCTCGTCGGCAGGCCCTGGAAGGCGCTTTAGCGCTTTATCGTATGTTCAGCGAGGCGGGTGCCTGCCAACTCTGGgtggaaggaaaagagaagtggTTACATGGCATGGAGATCCCGACCAAACTTGAAGACTTGGAGGTGGTGCAGCAGAG GTTTGAGACACTGGAACCAGAAATGAACAACATAGGGACCAGTGTCACCGATGTGAACCAGGTGGCTGAGCAGCTGCTGTCTTCAGACAACTGTAACAAAGACCAAATCCACCAGACCCGCGACCATCTGAATAACAG GTGGAAAGAATTCCAGAAACTGGCTGGTCAAAAGAAACAAGGCCTGGAGTCAGCCCTCAATATCCAAAACTACCACCTGGAATGTAATGAAATCCAAACGTGGATGAAAGAGAAGACCAAAGTCATAGAATCTACTCAGAGCTTGGGAAATGATTTGACCGGAGTGATGGCTCTACAGCGGAAACTCACGGGGATGGAGAGAGACCTAGAAGCTATTCAG gGGAAGTTAGATGACCTGAGAGAGGAAGCAGAAAAACTGGCCCAGGAACATCCAGATCAAGCAGGGGAGATTCAAGACCGCCTGGCGGGAATACAGGAAGTGTGGGAGGAGTTGAACTCCACCATGAAGCGGCGTGAAGAGTCACTGGGTGAGGCCAGCAAGCTGCAGGGCTTCCTCAGAGATCTTGATGACTTCCAGTCCTGGCTGTCCCGCACCCAGACAGCTGTCGCCTCTGAGGACATTCCCACCTCTCTGCCCGAGGCTGAGAGTTTGCTCGCCCAGCATGAGAATATCAAAAACGAGGTGGATAACTATAAGAACGACTATGAGAAGATGCGAGTGGTGGGTGAAGAAGTGACCCAAGGCCAAACAGATGCCCAGCACATGTTCTTGGCTCAAAGGCTCCAGGCTTTGGATACCGGCTGGCATGAGCTGCGTCAAATGTGGGAGAACCGCCACAGTCTCTTGGCCCAAGCGTTTGACTTCCAGACGTTCTTACGGGACGCAAAGCAGGCGGAGGCCTTCCTCAACAGCCAG GAGTACGTATTATCCCACACGGAGATGCCGACAAGTCTTCAGGGAGCGGAAGAGgccattaaaaaatatgaagattTCCTCACCACCACCGAGGCCAGCGAGGAGAAGATAACCGGCGTCGTGGAGGCGGGACGGCGCCTCATTAACGACGGCAACGCAAACTCGGAGAAGATCCAAGAGAAAGTGGATTCTATTCAGGAAAG GCACCTCAAGAATAAGAACGCCGCCAATGAGTTGCTGGCCAAACTTAAGGACAACCGGGAGCTGCAGCACTTCCTCCAAGACGGACAGGAG CTCACATTATGGATTAATGAGAAGATGCTGACGGCTCAGGACATGTCATATGACGAGGCTCGAAATCttcacagcaagtggcaaaagcaCCAGGCCTTCATGGCAGAGCTGGCCTCGAACAAAGACTGGCTAGACAAAATCGATAAg GAGGGCCAGGCTCTTGTGGCAGAGAAGCCAGAGCTGCAACCTGTTGTTCAGCAAACCCTGGAGGACTTGCAGCGTCAGTGGGAGGAGTTGGAGGGCACCACCCGCACCAAAGCCCAATGCTTGTTTGATGCCAATCGAGCAGAGCTGTTTACACAAAGCTGCTGCGCTCTGGATGGCTGGGTGAAGAACCTCGAGGGTCAGCTGCACAGCGACGATTATGGCAAGGATTTGACCAGCGTCAACATCCTGCTCAAGAAGCATCAG atgctgGAACACCAGATGGAGGTCAGGGAGAAGGAGGTGCAGTCACTGCAGTCTCAAGCTTTGGCTTTGTCTCAAGAAGACGCCGGACTGGCAGAGGTGGACGGTCAGCAAAGGCGCGTCACCGACAGCTTTTCCAGCCTTCAGGAGCCGCTTAGGCTGAGGAGACAGCGGCTACTTGCCTCCAAAGAGGCACACCAGTTCAACAGAGACCTGGAAGATGAAATC TTGTGGGTGAAAGAACGGATGCCCTTGGCGGCCTCCACGGACCATGGAAAGGATCTTCCGACAGTGCAGCTGCTTATCAAGAAGAACCAG ACCCTGCAAAAGGAGATCCAGGGACATCAACCCCGCATCGATGACATCCACAAACGAGGCAAGACGCAAAGCCAGGTCGACGGGGAGCGGCAGTCTGTCCTGGAGGAGCGACTTGTCGAGCTGAAAGAACTCTGGGACCAGCTGATTGCGGAAACTGACAAGCGCCACGCTCGTCTGGTGGAGGCCAATCGAGCCCAGCAGTTCTACGCTGACGCGGCGGAGGCGGAGGCTTGGATGGGAGAGCAGGAGTTGCACATGATGTCGGAAGAAAAGGCCAAG GATGAGCAGAGTGCTCTCGTGATGGTTAAAAAGCACCAGACTCTGGAACAGGCACTTGAAGACTACGCCCAGACCATTCACCAGCTAGCCAACAGCAGCCGATTCATGGTCACCAGTGAACATCCAGAGAG TGACCGAATCACCTTACGACAAGCACAAGTGGACAAGTTGTACGCCGGCTTGAAAGACCTCGCGGAGGAGCGCCGCGGGAGGCTTCAAGAGAGACTTCGCCTGACCCAGTTAAAGCGGGAGGTGGATGATTTGGAGCAGTGGATCGCAGAAAGGGAGGTGGTTGCCGGCTCCCACGAACTAGGACAGGACTACGAGCACGTCACC ATGCTGAGGGACAAGTTCCGCGAGTTTGCTCGTGACACCAGCACAATTGGCCAAGAGCGCGTCGACGCCGTCAACGCGCTGGCCGACGACCTGATCGAGTCCGGTCACCCGGAGAACGCCAGCGTGGCCGAGTGGAAGGACGGCCTCAACGAGGCCTGGGCCGACCTGCTGGAACTGATTGACACGCGCACGCAGATGTTAGCGGCCTCCTACGAGCTGCACCGCTTCCATCAGGATGCCATGGAGGTTCTTGGCCGCGTGAAGGAGAAGCGGGAGGCGCTGCCGTCTGACCTCGGCCGAGATCTGAACACTGTCCAGCATCTACACAGACAGCACAATACTTTTGAAAACGACATTCAGGCCCTTAGCGGGCAG GTGAACCAGGTGCAAGACGATGCCGCGCGGCTGCAAAAGGCCTACGCCGGAGAGAAAGCTGATGATATTAACCGCAGCGAACATGCCGTGAGCGCTGCCTGGGAGGGTCTTCTCAAGGCCGGCGAGTCCCGCAGGGTGCTCCTGCTCGACACGGTGGAAAAGTTCCGCTTCTTCAACATGGTGCGCGACCTCATGCTCTGGATGGACGGGGTCAACCTGCAGATTGATGCGCATGATAGCCCCAG GGATGTCTCCTCAGCGGGCCTGGTCATCGCCAATCATCAAGACATCAAAGCGGAGATTGAGACCCGAGCGGACAGCTTCACGGCCTGTATTGACATGGGCAACGCGCTCGTCAACAATAACCACTATGCCACCGATGAG atccggGAAAAGCTCTCTCAGTTAAAAGAAAAGAGAGACAAGATCCACAAAAAGTGGCAGGACAAGATGGACTATTTACAAATTA TGCTCGAGGTGTTGCAGTTTGGGCGCGATGCCTACGTCGCCGAGTCTTGGTTGGCCGGGCAAGAGCCTCTCGTGCGGACGGCAGACCTCGGCTCCAATGTCGACGAGGTGGAAAGTTTAATCAAGCGCCACGAGGCCTTTGAGAAGCTCGCTGCTTCCTGGGAAGAGCGTTTTGTCCAGTTGGAGAAACTTACCACA ctggAGGAGCAGGAAATTCAGAGGAGGCGAGCGGAAGAGGAGAGGGCACGGCGGCCCCCCACACCGGCCCCCGTAGAGGAAGTGATGCAGTCGGAGGCAGAAAGTCAAGTGCATGACTCTGCGGCCAG AACCAGTCTAGACCAGACAACACTGAATCAGTCAGTGTCCGTGAACGGAGTGCACAGTGACAATGACACATCACAG GGCTCGGAATCGGAAAACGGACCGGGTCGAGACAGCGGCTTGGCCTCCTCACGCCTCGATCCGTCGGCCACGTTACCGGGCCGAGGTGGAGCCGACGCCGACCCGGACGCCATGGAGGGCATACTTTGTCGAAAACAAGAGATGGAGTCGCACAGCAAGAAGGCAGCTACCAG ATCATGGCAGAACGTATACTGCGTCCTAAGAAAAGGAAGTCTGGGTTTCTACAAAGATGGCAAGAGTGCTGCTAATGGGATTCCATACCACGGAGAGGTCCCCATCAGCCTTGGCGAGGCAGTTTGCGAGATCGCACATGACTATAAGAAGAGGAAACATGTATTCAAGCTCCG GCTAGGAGATGGAAAAGAGTACTTGTTCCAAGCAAAGGATGAG GCGGAAATGAGCTCCTGGATCCGCTCCATCCTCAGTTCCATTCCATCGGGATCAGGAGACTCGCCTGGAAGTCCGCGGGTCCTCAGCCGCGCCATGACCATGCCCCCCATCTCGCCCGGCTCGGTCGACACCGCGGGCGTGACCATGCGCAACAAAGACGGTAAAGATAAAGATCGGGAGAAGAGGTTCAGCTTCTTTGGCAAGAAAAAATAG